The following proteins are co-located in the Oceanotoga teriensis genome:
- a CDS encoding glycerate kinase family protein, which translates to MNILIAPDSFKGSLSAKDFCFHAEKAIKSFNSNINTIKVPLADGGEGTTQAMVLNTDGDFIQCEVTNPIGLKIEATFGILGDGETAVIEMAEASGLTLIDEKKRNPWLTTTYGTGELIKKALDLNVKKIILGIGGSATNDGGAGMLQALGFKLLNKNGENIKNGAKGINELKYIDISNKDKRLDEVEFLIACDVNNPLYGKNGAAYVYGPQKGADKKMVEDMDEALKNFSKIIINTFDKDVSNIPGAGAAGGLGAGLLAFLNANLKPGFEIISEEIKLEKIFKENKIDLLITGEGEMNYQSINGKLPVEISKLAKKYGVKTVSVVGNMGYEFEKVYQHGVDAVFSITSGPMSLSESIENTGYLVEKVISNIIRLLY; encoded by the coding sequence ATGAATATTTTAATTGCACCAGATAGTTTTAAAGGAAGCTTATCTGCAAAAGACTTTTGTTTTCATGCGGAAAAAGCTATTAAATCTTTTAATTCAAATATAAATACAATAAAAGTTCCACTTGCCGATGGAGGAGAAGGAACTACACAGGCAATGGTTTTAAATACCGATGGTGATTTTATACAATGTGAAGTAACAAATCCAATAGGTTTAAAAATAGAAGCTACATTTGGAATACTTGGAGATGGAGAAACAGCAGTTATAGAAATGGCAGAGGCTTCAGGTTTGACTTTGATAGATGAGAAAAAAAGGAATCCATGGCTAACTACAACTTATGGAACTGGAGAATTAATAAAAAAAGCCCTTGATTTAAATGTCAAAAAAATAATTCTTGGAATAGGTGGAAGTGCTACAAATGATGGGGGAGCAGGAATGCTTCAAGCACTTGGGTTTAAACTTTTGAACAAAAATGGTGAAAATATAAAGAATGGAGCAAAGGGCATAAATGAATTAAAATATATAGATATAAGTAATAAAGATAAAAGACTCGATGAAGTAGAATTTTTAATTGCTTGTGATGTTAATAATCCATTGTATGGCAAGAATGGTGCGGCATATGTTTATGGACCTCAAAAAGGTGCTGATAAAAAAATGGTTGAAGATATGGATGAAGCTTTAAAAAATTTTTCAAAAATCATAATTAATACATTTGATAAAGATGTTTCAAATATACCTGGAGCTGGTGCTGCAGGAGGATTAGGTGCAGGACTTTTGGCATTTTTAAATGCAAATTTAAAACCTGGATTTGAAATCATAAGTGAAGAGATTAAACTCGAAAAAATTTTTAAAGAAAATAAAATAGATTTACTGATAACAGGTGAAGGTGAAATGAATTATCAAAGTATAAATGGAAAATTACCAGTAGAGATTTCAAAACTCGCTAAAAAATATGGAGTAAAAACTGTTTCTGTTGTAGGCAATATGGGATATGAATTTGAAAAAGTTTATCAACATGGTGTCGATGCTGTATTCAGTATAACTTCTGGACCAATGAGTCTTTCAGAATCAATTGAGAATACAGGGTATTTAGTTGAAAAAGTAATCTCAAATATAATAAGGCTTTTATATTAA
- a CDS encoding carbohydrate ABC transporter permease gives MRWKNLNKREKMGYLFLLPSVVLMIAFIIYPVINTVYLSFFNYRVQTMSMGKTFVGVKNFIMAFKDPNFLGSFKFTITFTVVAVTLETLIGILFALIMNKKIPGQGIIRTSVLIPWAIPTIVSALMWKFMYSEQYGVINFIFQKLHIVQGSIPWLSDASLAVIATIIADVWKTTPYMSLLILSGLQTIPKNLYEASSIDGANKRQQFFKITLPLLKPVLSVAILFRVIATFRIYDLVAALTSGGPANSTQSLSLYTIRTYFNFGNIGYGSALATITLLISLLISLLFLNALKTKIEKVA, from the coding sequence ATGAGATGGAAAAACCTTAATAAGAGAGAAAAAATGGGATATTTATTTTTACTTCCATCAGTTGTTTTGATGATAGCTTTTATAATATATCCTGTTATAAATACTGTATATTTATCTTTTTTTAATTATAGAGTTCAAACAATGTCAATGGGAAAAACTTTTGTGGGGGTTAAAAATTTTATAATGGCTTTTAAAGATCCAAATTTCTTGGGGTCTTTTAAATTTACCATTACTTTTACAGTAGTTGCTGTAACTCTTGAAACTTTAATAGGTATTTTATTTGCATTAATAATGAACAAAAAAATACCTGGTCAAGGAATTATAAGAACATCTGTATTAATTCCATGGGCAATTCCAACTATAGTATCGGCATTGATGTGGAAGTTTATGTATTCAGAACAATACGGAGTTATAAACTTTATATTTCAAAAACTTCATATAGTTCAAGGATCTATACCATGGCTTTCAGATGCAAGCCTTGCTGTTATTGCTACAATAATTGCGGATGTTTGGAAAACAACTCCTTATATGTCATTGTTGATATTGTCTGGACTTCAAACTATTCCTAAAAATTTATATGAAGCATCTTCAATAGATGGTGCAAATAAAAGACAACAATTTTTTAAAATTACATTACCACTTTTAAAACCAGTTCTTTCAGTTGCCATATTATTTAGAGTAATTGCAACTTTTAGAATTTATGATCTTGTTGCGGCTTTAACAAGTGGAGGACCAGCTAATTCTACTCAAAGTCTTTCTTTGTATACTATAAGAACATATTTCAATTTTGGAAATATAGGGTATGGTTCAGCATTAGCTACAATTACACTATTAATATCACTTTTAATAAGTCTTTTATTTCTAAATGCATTAAAAACAAAGATAGAGAAGGTGGCTTAG
- a CDS encoding ABC transporter substrate-binding protein, which produces MKKTALVFLVLGIFLFAFAEDIVLNYYSHGVENGTRLKIIEEFEKLNPGIKVNLVELPQDTNKKLQMIQTVLQAKDSSMDVFDADVTWPPIFASAGWVLPIEDHFTKEEIEDYLPGPIDSVTYKKHMWGIPYRTDAGILYYRKDLLEKYNKPVPETWQDLIDTSKYIMEREPGMSGHGGSWAQYEGLTCNLMEIVWSFGGKVFDEEGNVIINSEETLEALKVMNDMVNESKIMPNGILNFYSGDARAVFFSGKQVFLRDWPSGWRKSQDPKNSQVVGKVGVAALPKGNEENRSYSTLGGWQVMVSKYSKNPEEAIKFAKFRAGKTAQKMAAMGLSHIPAIKSLYDDEEILENMSFIKEMYPAFYSAYPRPKSPYYAEVSNIIQVETQRMFVGKKTPEKALKDMEFQIKMLLGQF; this is translated from the coding sequence TTGAAAAAAACAGCTTTGGTATTTTTGGTATTGGGAATATTTTTATTCGCCTTTGCAGAAGATATAGTATTGAATTATTACTCACATGGCGTTGAAAATGGTACAAGATTAAAAATAATAGAAGAATTTGAAAAATTAAATCCAGGAATTAAGGTAAATCTTGTTGAATTACCTCAAGATACCAATAAAAAACTTCAAATGATTCAAACTGTTTTACAGGCAAAAGATAGTTCAATGGATGTTTTTGATGCCGATGTTACATGGCCTCCTATTTTTGCATCTGCAGGATGGGTTCTTCCAATCGAAGATCATTTCACAAAAGAAGAAATAGAAGATTATCTACCAGGACCAATAGATTCAGTGACATATAAAAAACATATGTGGGGTATTCCATATAGAACTGATGCTGGAATTTTATATTATAGAAAAGATTTACTTGAAAAATATAATAAACCAGTTCCAGAAACATGGCAAGATTTGATAGATACTTCAAAATATATAATGGAAAGAGAACCAGGAATGAGTGGACATGGTGGATCTTGGGCTCAATATGAAGGACTTACTTGTAATTTAATGGAAATTGTATGGAGTTTTGGAGGAAAAGTTTTTGATGAAGAAGGAAATGTAATCATAAACTCTGAAGAAACTTTAGAAGCTCTAAAAGTTATGAATGATATGGTAAATGAAAGTAAAATAATGCCAAATGGAATTTTGAACTTTTATTCAGGTGATGCAAGAGCTGTTTTCTTTTCAGGAAAACAAGTTTTTTTAAGAGATTGGCCATCTGGATGGAGAAAATCTCAAGATCCTAAAAATTCACAAGTCGTTGGTAAAGTTGGAGTTGCAGCTCTACCTAAAGGAAATGAAGAAAATAGAAGTTATTCTACTCTTGGAGGATGGCAAGTTATGGTTTCAAAATACTCTAAAAACCCTGAAGAGGCTATAAAATTTGCTAAATTCAGAGCTGGAAAAACTGCACAAAAGATGGCTGCAATGGGATTATCTCATATACCAGCTATAAAATCTTTGTATGATGATGAAGAAATACTTGAAAATATGTCATTTATTAAAGAGATGTATCCAGCTTTTTATAGTGCATATCCAAGACCAAAGTCACCATATTATGCAGAGGTTTCAAATATAATTCAAGTTGAAACACAAAGAATGTTTGTTGGTAAAAAAACTCCAGAAAAAGCTTTAAAAGATATGGAATTCCAAATTAAAATGTTGCTTGGACAATTTTAA
- a CDS encoding glycerophosphodiester phosphodiesterase family protein: protein MRSIPILGHRGYRAKFTENTLEAFEKAIEFGADGIEYDTRLTKDKVPVVLHDDNLERLSGKNIKLSDITFEELQKIKLDNGQSVPKIEDVLKVLDESSFLNLEVKEVEAAIPSYELTKKYNALNRTLFSSFKVDALREIRKIDKDVKLGLLVDYDSLNNLIDLNKELNFFSLNLWVDKLNERKLISKAFLRKWRKSGMKIYLWTLNNPKDLKTFKGLYDGIITDEVELIIDSFDSL, encoded by the coding sequence ATGAGAAGTATACCTATATTAGGTCATAGAGGGTATAGAGCTAAATTTACAGAAAATACTTTAGAAGCATTTGAAAAAGCTATAGAATTTGGTGCTGATGGAATAGAATATGATACAAGATTAACAAAAGATAAAGTCCCAGTAGTTTTACATGATGATAATCTCGAAAGATTATCTGGAAAAAATATTAAATTATCTGATATAACTTTTGAAGAACTTCAAAAGATAAAATTAGATAATGGTCAAAGTGTTCCAAAAATTGAAGATGTTTTAAAAGTACTCGATGAGTCTTCATTTTTAAATCTCGAAGTTAAAGAAGTTGAAGCAGCAATTCCATCATATGAATTAACTAAAAAGTATAATGCTTTGAATAGAACTTTGTTTTCATCTTTTAAAGTTGATGCCTTAAGAGAAATAAGAAAAATAGATAAAGATGTAAAATTAGGTCTTTTGGTTGATTATGACTCTTTAAATAACTTAATAGATCTTAATAAAGAATTAAACTTTTTTTCGCTTAATTTATGGGTAGACAAATTAAATGAAAGAAAATTAATTTCAAAAGCTTTTTTAAGAAAATGGCGAAAAAGTGGCATGAAAATCTATTTATGGACTTTAAATAATCCTAAAGATTTAAAAACATTTAAAGGCCTTTATGATGGAATAATAACAGATGAAGTTGAATTAATAATAGATTCTTTTGATTCATTATAA
- a CDS encoding MFS transporter, with protein MKFKFWKLFVIGFGFFGISILWPLYNAYVPIFLKDFSLSSFSIGIVMTIDNIFAIFMLPILGTLSDQTRTKFGRRMPYIMLGAPLAAFFFILIPFIKDFNNLFFLMFIIILMNFFMAIFRSPVVALMPDITPSRYRSQANGIINFMGGLGALLAYFAGKPMYDYSQSLPFIVGAIVMLAAQLLLFVFIKEPKEYTIKSNLSKNKKSVVKKGMQELLTNLKDVFVSKEKSLLLMLLSILFWFIGFNSIETFFTIYAKFHVGIPESTGALMMGVFSLTFMIFAIPAGFIGGKFGRKKSIFAGIFILFIMSLSTFYFGNMDMSIESNKELFKTIMYIIFPIGGIGWALINVNSLPMVVDMTTTEKSGGYTGLYYFFSMAANIFAPPIAGFFMDIFDYNSLMIFSFIFFLLSFITMLFVKRGEAQKI; from the coding sequence TTGAAATTTAAATTTTGGAAACTGTTTGTTATAGGTTTTGGTTTTTTTGGAATAAGTATTTTATGGCCTTTGTACAATGCTTATGTACCAATATTTTTAAAAGATTTTTCTTTGAGTTCTTTTTCTATCGGTATAGTTATGACAATAGATAACATCTTTGCAATATTTATGCTACCAATACTTGGAACTTTATCGGATCAAACGAGAACAAAATTTGGTAGACGTATGCCTTATATAATGTTGGGAGCACCATTAGCAGCTTTTTTCTTTATCTTGATACCTTTTATAAAAGATTTTAACAATCTTTTTTTCTTGATGTTTATAATAATACTTATGAATTTTTTTATGGCGATATTTAGATCTCCAGTAGTTGCTTTAATGCCTGATATCACTCCTTCAAGATATAGATCTCAAGCAAATGGAATTATAAATTTCATGGGTGGACTTGGAGCTCTTTTAGCTTATTTTGCAGGAAAACCAATGTATGATTATTCACAGTCATTGCCTTTCATAGTTGGTGCAATAGTCATGTTAGCTGCACAATTATTATTATTTGTTTTCATAAAAGAACCAAAAGAATATACTATTAAAAGTAATCTTTCTAAAAATAAAAAAAGCGTTGTAAAAAAGGGCATGCAAGAATTATTAACAAACTTAAAAGATGTTTTTGTTTCAAAAGAAAAAAGTCTTTTATTAATGCTATTATCGATATTATTTTGGTTCATAGGATTCAATTCAATAGAAACATTTTTTACAATTTATGCAAAATTTCATGTCGGAATCCCAGAAAGTACTGGAGCTTTGATGATGGGAGTTTTTTCTCTTACATTCATGATCTTTGCAATTCCTGCTGGATTTATAGGTGGAAAATTTGGTAGAAAAAAATCTATATTTGCAGGTATATTTATATTATTTATAATGTCTCTATCAACATTTTATTTTGGAAATATGGATATGAGTATTGAATCAAATAAAGAATTGTTTAAAACTATTATGTATATAATTTTCCCAATAGGTGGAATTGGTTGGGCCCTCATAAATGTAAACTCTTTACCTATGGTTGTAGATATGACGACAACAGAAAAATCTGGTGGTTATACTGGCCTTTATTATTTCTTTTCAATGGCAGCAAATATCTTTGCACCACCAATAGCAGGGTTTTTCATGGATATATTTGATTATAATTCATTGATGATATTCTCTTTTATATTTTTCTTATTATCGTTTATAACCATGCTATTTGTAAAAAGAGGAGAAGCTCAAAAAATTTAA
- a CDS encoding GNAT family N-acetyltransferase → MVKKSLENEKIIKDIHDYWFKKYNIKNYDPEKNETGIFLNKDIKDDTIFLIFLKNKSFIQCNSKIADIIKIKINIDDENIRFERLKEIFRDAKIDNHDYYFYSDGAHIKEVNEEFDYRLLTKEDLNILNDMKTYCTKEELEMGFVEIDHEGIMGCFDGEKLVSAGSYIYWGDKIGDIGILTHPEYRKRKIGRSVVSKMCDWGMMNNKIPLYRCNDLNIPSCRLANSLNLVNYMHLYEINI, encoded by the coding sequence ATGGTTAAGAAAAGTTTAGAAAATGAAAAGATTATTAAAGATATTCATGATTATTGGTTTAAAAAATATAATATAAAAAACTATGATCCTGAAAAAAATGAAACTGGTATATTTTTAAATAAAGACATAAAAGATGATACCATATTTTTGATATTTTTAAAGAATAAATCTTTCATACAATGTAATAGTAAGATTGCCGATATCATAAAAATAAAAATAAACATAGACGATGAAAATATAAGGTTTGAAAGATTAAAAGAAATCTTTAGAGATGCAAAAATAGATAATCATGATTATTATTTTTATAGTGATGGAGCTCACATTAAAGAAGTGAATGAAGAGTTTGATTATAGACTCCTAACTAAAGAAGATTTAAATATTTTAAATGATATGAAAACATATTGTACAAAAGAAGAGTTAGAGATGGGATTTGTTGAAATAGATCATGAAGGTATAATGGGTTGTTTTGATGGAGAGAAACTAGTATCTGCAGGAAGCTATATTTATTGGGGAGATAAAATAGGTGATATAGGTATATTAACTCATCCAGAATATAGAAAAAGAAAGATAGGAAGATCTGTTGTATCTAAGATGTGTGATTGGGGAATGATGAACAATAAAATACCTTTATACAGATGTAATGATTTAAACATACCTTCATGTAGACTTGCAAACTCTTTAAACCTTGTTAATTACATGCATTTATATGAAATAAATATTTAA
- a CDS encoding CdaR family transcriptional regulator, with translation MLLDNNFFQRIVENIIKKLNYNVNIMDENGYIIASGNKERIGNFHEAAYNALKTNSKIIVYKNDLNKYVGSENGINIPFNFDGLISGVIGITGNPENLKGAGKVVKALLEIMLEQEILKETIFKEKNYKSYFLNELLNNNNKENVKNIINYGKNLGYDMNKKKLPCIFELMNKGNFLYNNKRVVDIIINELEKEFIMKKEIISDISDSKIIFLKNDDIFLKDFLSIINTLQDNLYKNYSIKIKCYIYHKFVKIHDISNAYKDLIYLFSLKINHNIIYSKDYMIEIFYKNFDSEIIYEYFYEEIEFFLKNPDLFETLNVLLKNNLNISKTSENMLLHRNTIIFRLTKIKDLIDLDPLNNHKDSMKFDLIKEFFDRNDKTITDRLIDEKDF, from the coding sequence ATGTTATTAGATAACAATTTTTTTCAAAGAATTGTTGAAAACATCATAAAAAAATTAAATTACAATGTGAATATAATGGATGAAAATGGCTATATAATAGCAAGTGGCAATAAAGAAAGAATAGGTAATTTTCATGAAGCAGCATATAATGCATTAAAAACAAATTCAAAAATAATAGTTTACAAAAATGATTTAAATAAATATGTGGGTTCTGAAAATGGAATAAATATTCCATTTAATTTTGATGGATTGATTTCTGGAGTTATAGGAATTACTGGAAATCCAGAAAATTTAAAAGGTGCTGGAAAAGTTGTTAAGGCCTTATTAGAAATAATGCTAGAACAAGAAATATTAAAAGAGACTATTTTTAAAGAGAAAAACTATAAAAGCTATTTTTTAAATGAACTTTTAAACAACAATAATAAAGAAAATGTTAAAAATATAATAAACTATGGAAAGAATCTTGGATATGATATGAATAAAAAAAAATTACCCTGTATCTTTGAATTAATGAATAAAGGTAATTTTTTATACAATAATAAAAGAGTTGTAGATATAATAATAAATGAATTAGAAAAGGAATTTATTATGAAAAAAGAAATTATTTCAGATATTTCTGATTCAAAGATTATTTTTTTGAAAAACGATGATATTTTTTTGAAAGATTTTTTGAGCATAATAAATACACTTCAAGATAATTTATATAAAAATTATTCTATAAAAATTAAATGTTATATATATCATAAGTTTGTAAAAATTCATGATATTTCAAATGCCTATAAAGACCTTATATACCTTTTTTCTTTAAAAATAAATCATAATATAATTTACTCTAAAGATTATATGATAGAAATATTTTATAAAAACTTTGATTCAGAAATCATATATGAATATTTTTATGAAGAAATAGAATTTTTCTTAAAAAATCCTGATCTTTTTGAAACTTTGAATGTACTTTTAAAAAATAATTTAAATATTTCTAAAACATCAGAAAACATGCTCCTTCACAGAAATACAATAATTTTTAGACTAACAAAAATTAAAGATTTGATAGACCTTGATCCTTTAAATAATCATAAGGATTCTATGAAATTTGATCTTATTAAAGAATTTTTTGATAGAAATGATAAAACTATTACCGATAGACTAATAGATGAAAAAGATTTCTAA